The Pseudoalteromonas sp. DL-6 genome has a window encoding:
- a CDS encoding flavohemoglobin expression-modulating QEGLA motif protein — MIDKALLLKTRELSEQLIALQTPIRILDAINWDKQTKEEFFRQKCQKNPLIDRAYYQQRDLGFVPSELRQAFSTLHRNIINQLGQLNPITQYMGKMCSEYKTVLNMLEYRGTAEFHDLSVELFGHPKDLFHAGEPSLSELANMLEQPLKSLLDANILPEDPKNIDASDAVRILSEQVNASMQGINVEVMLSDGIVSDAAAGANNIKLNQDVKFSQRELDILEVHEGWIHVGTTQNGLAQPYLTCLSKGTPSSTVTQEGLAVLTEIITLKSTPRRLSKLVNRIQAVTKVIDGAEFVDIYRDYVAQGLSKDDSYTLAQRVFRGSTATGLPFTKDIAYIKGFVLVYNLIRVAIQLGRIDQLPLLLVGKISIDDFRLISQLHDLGVIENPQFVPPHFKDLRGLATWLSFGRFIGNLSFEQLENDYKPLFL; from the coding sequence ATGATAGACAAGGCGTTACTTCTAAAAACTCGTGAATTATCTGAGCAACTCATTGCGCTGCAAACCCCCATTAGAATACTCGATGCAATTAATTGGGATAAACAGACTAAAGAAGAGTTTTTTAGGCAAAAATGTCAAAAAAACCCTTTAATTGACCGTGCTTATTATCAACAGCGCGATTTAGGGTTTGTACCTAGCGAGTTGCGCCAAGCATTTTCCACACTACACCGTAATATAATTAACCAATTGGGGCAATTAAATCCAATTACTCAATATATGGGTAAAATGTGTAGTGAATATAAAACAGTGCTTAATATGCTGGAGTACCGAGGTACTGCTGAGTTTCATGACTTGTCGGTAGAGCTTTTTGGTCATCCAAAAGATCTTTTTCATGCCGGTGAACCTTCGTTATCTGAACTGGCTAATATGCTTGAGCAGCCATTAAAAAGTTTGCTTGATGCGAATATTTTGCCTGAAGATCCAAAAAACATTGATGCCAGTGATGCAGTGCGTATTTTGTCTGAGCAGGTCAATGCCAGTATGCAAGGGATTAATGTTGAAGTAATGCTTAGCGATGGTATTGTCAGTGATGCTGCCGCAGGCGCTAATAATATAAAGCTTAATCAGGATGTTAAGTTTTCTCAGCGCGAATTAGATATTTTAGAGGTACACGAGGGCTGGATCCATGTAGGCACCACTCAAAATGGCTTAGCGCAACCTTATTTAACTTGCTTGAGTAAAGGCACACCAAGCTCTACCGTTACCCAGGAGGGGCTTGCAGTACTGACTGAAATTATTACTTTAAAGTCAACGCCTAGGCGCTTATCAAAATTAGTAAACCGTATTCAAGCCGTCACCAAAGTGATTGATGGTGCAGAGTTTGTAGATATATACCGAGATTATGTGGCACAAGGGTTATCGAAAGACGACAGCTATACCCTTGCACAGCGGGTATTTAGAGGTAGCACGGCAACCGGCTTACCGTTTACCAAAGACATTGCTTATATAAAAGGCTTTGTATTGGTTTATAACTTAATTCGGGTGGCGATACAGCTTGGCAGAATTGACCAATTACCGCTATTGCTGGTGGGTAAAATATCAATTGATGACTTTAGGTTAATATCGCAACTACATGATTTAGGTGTGATTGAAAACCCGCAATTTGTGCCGCCCCATTTTAAAGATTTAAGAGGTCTTGCTACGTGGCTGAGCTTTGGTCGTTTTATTGGTAATTTGTCATTTGAACAATTAGAAAACGACTACAAGCCGTTGTTTTTATAA
- a CDS encoding DUF3081 domain-containing protein, with amino-acid sequence MKNEIDNKQILAVYERIQQRGETTEEGKFYQGVTAFSDIDGYTVYLQGSGVLLRFGFHNTYHLDYEHDKHKDDFLQKLYNIANEE; translated from the coding sequence ATGAAAAATGAAATCGACAACAAACAAATTTTAGCGGTTTACGAACGTATTCAACAACGTGGTGAAACCACAGAAGAAGGTAAGTTTTATCAAGGCGTTACTGCATTTTCAGACATAGACGGCTATACCGTTTATTTACAAGGCAGTGGCGTATTATTGCGCTTTGGATTTCATAACACTTACCACTTAGATTACGAACATGACAAACACAAAGACGACTTTTTGCAAAAACTATACAACATAGCCAATGAAGAGTAA
- the betI gene encoding transcriptional regulator BetI: protein MEPVRRQQLIDATIESVAQKGLQATTINSISKNAGMSSGIISHYFGGKQGLIEATVRYLLSNLKNDLISKVDENTTATQRLMFIVESNFALVQQRKDTTRTWLSFWAQSMHDKELHRLQNVNSKRLQSNLTVSFKQLMPLAQANLAAELTAAMIDGLWLRAVLSQSDENQFKHSESLAKNYVHSLIKQYGA from the coding sequence ATGGAACCTGTAAGGCGTCAGCAGCTAATTGACGCGACCATAGAGTCAGTTGCTCAGAAAGGATTACAGGCAACCACGATCAATAGTATTAGTAAAAATGCAGGAATGTCATCAGGCATAATTAGCCATTACTTTGGTGGGAAACAGGGGCTAATTGAAGCAACTGTGCGTTACTTACTGTCTAACTTGAAAAACGACTTAATTAGTAAGGTTGATGAAAATACCACAGCAACTCAAAGGTTAATGTTTATTGTTGAATCAAACTTTGCGCTAGTACAACAACGAAAAGACACCACTCGGACGTGGTTAAGTTTTTGGGCGCAATCAATGCACGATAAGGAACTTCATCGTTTACAAAATGTAAACAGCAAACGCTTGCAAAGCAATTTAACCGTTTCATTTAAGCAATTAATGCCTTTAGCGCAAGCAAATCTCGCGGCTGAATTAACCGCAGCAATGATTGATGGCTTATGGCTTCGTGCCGTATTAAGCCAATCAGACGAAAATCAGTTTAAACACAGTGAATCACTGGCTAAAAACTATGTGCATTCACTTATCAAGCAATATGGAGCCTAA
- the betB gene encoding betaine-aldehyde dehydrogenase has translation MTTPIYQNFINGQFLANKSGETFDVVNPATGQVIYAVEVADKHVQNAAIESAKQGFKVWSAMTPIERSRILLNAVAILRERNDELALVEVLDTGKPMQEANCVDVETGADVIEYFAGLAPAQVGQQQMVGDDFYYTRKEPLGICAGIGAWNYPLQIACWKSGPALAAGNAFIFKPSEETPLGAIKLAEVFIEAGVPAGVFNVVQGASEVGQWLTAHQDIDKVSFTGEVGTGKKVVSSAAGTLKDVTMELGGKSPLLVFDDANIEQAVSAAMLGNFYTQGEICTNCTRIYVHKNVYQQFIDELKARTEKNIIAGDPQDLNTNFGALISKKHQDLVMSYINKGLEEGATLLTGGSTLSPASAPDGYFVAPTVFVDCNDEMTIVKEEIFGPVMSVLVFDDEDDVIARANGTHLGLAAGVFTSDIKRAHRVIHQLQAGICWINAYGNSPAEMPVGGYKQSGIGRENGIETLDHYTQTKSVYVGMADIESPF, from the coding sequence GTGACTACACCTATCTATCAAAACTTTATCAACGGCCAATTCCTTGCAAATAAAAGCGGCGAAACATTTGATGTAGTAAATCCTGCAACCGGCCAGGTAATTTATGCCGTTGAAGTCGCTGACAAGCATGTTCAAAACGCAGCGATAGAAAGTGCAAAGCAAGGCTTTAAAGTTTGGTCAGCGATGACCCCTATTGAGCGCAGCCGTATTTTACTAAACGCCGTTGCTATTTTACGCGAGCGCAATGATGAGCTTGCACTGGTTGAAGTGCTCGATACTGGTAAACCAATGCAAGAAGCTAACTGCGTAGATGTTGAAACAGGCGCAGATGTAATTGAATATTTTGCAGGTCTTGCCCCTGCACAAGTTGGTCAACAACAAATGGTTGGCGATGACTTTTACTACACACGCAAAGAGCCTTTAGGTATTTGTGCCGGTATTGGTGCATGGAACTACCCATTACAAATTGCATGTTGGAAATCAGGCCCTGCCCTTGCAGCGGGTAATGCATTTATTTTTAAACCTTCAGAAGAAACCCCGCTTGGCGCAATTAAATTAGCAGAGGTGTTTATTGAAGCAGGTGTACCCGCTGGCGTATTCAATGTAGTTCAAGGCGCGAGTGAAGTAGGCCAATGGCTTACTGCACACCAAGATATTGATAAAGTATCGTTTACTGGTGAAGTAGGTACCGGTAAGAAAGTCGTCTCCAGTGCTGCAGGTACATTAAAAGATGTGACTATGGAGCTAGGTGGTAAATCGCCATTATTAGTATTTGACGATGCCAATATAGAACAAGCAGTAAGTGCTGCCATGCTAGGTAACTTTTATACCCAAGGTGAAATTTGCACGAACTGTACTCGTATATACGTGCACAAAAATGTGTACCAACAATTTATCGATGAACTTAAAGCTCGGACCGAAAAAAATATTATTGCCGGTGACCCGCAAGATCTAAACACTAACTTTGGCGCGCTTATTTCTAAAAAGCATCAAGATTTAGTAATGAGCTACATCAATAAAGGCCTTGAAGAAGGTGCAACATTATTAACGGGTGGTTCAACGCTTTCTCCAGCATCTGCACCAGATGGCTATTTTGTAGCGCCAACCGTGTTTGTTGATTGCAACGATGAAATGACCATCGTTAAAGAAGAAATTTTTGGCCCAGTAATGAGCGTTTTAGTCTTTGATGATGAAGATGATGTAATTGCCCGCGCTAACGGCACTCACTTAGGTTTAGCTGCAGGCGTTTTCACTAGCGATATTAAACGCGCTCATCGCGTAATTCATCAACTTCAAGCCGGTATTTGTTGGATTAATGCTTACGGTAACTCGCCAGCAGAAATGCCAGTGGGTGGCTATAAGCAATCGGGTATTGGTCGTGAAAATGGTATAGAAACACTTGATCATTACACGCAAACTAAGTCTGTTTATGTTGGTATGGCCGACATAGAAAGCCCGTTTTAA